The genomic DNA CCCAGATCGGAACAGAGGAGCTCTTCTCCACACCGCCCGTCTGGTACACCTGGTAGATGGCGGCAAGCGGGCCGACGGCGTTACTGACATCGCTCGCGCCGTGGGCAAAGGAGGCGCAGATGGCGGTGAACACCTGCAGGTAGCGAAACACGCGCTCGGCACGCCATTCGTACTGCTGGACCTGAAGGCCGCTGGCACCAGTGACCTGGCGCTCCTCCGATTGCTCTGAGTCGGAGGCCTCCGATTGGCTAACAACGTCGCCAGTGACCTCACGAGCCTTGTGCACGTCCTCGTCGTTGAGCGGTTTGCGCTGAGTTGATCCCTCCGTCGTGCTCGGACGCTCGTCAGACGCAGCGAAGGCATGCGCCTCGTCACGAGCAACCAAGCGCTTCAGAAGGGGAATGAAGGCGCACGAgagcacgccagcgccggcgccaatGCACGCAGCCACCCAGGCAGCTTTGCCCACCGACCACTTGAGGCGCTTCGACGCGCCCTTGAAGAGCACGAAGAAAGACTCCAGGAAGAAGGCAATGGCCACAACAACGGGCAGGGTGTACATCGCGCGCTTCACACAGTTCTTAGGGCGAAGCACGAGGAAGCGAACCAGGCTGTAGATGATAGCCGATACAGCGCCGGTGAGCACAGGCGAAATGAACCAGGAGGCGACAATCGGGGCCACACCGCTGAAGAACGGGAAGTCgtccttcctcttcgcccagctcaccgcaccaccgccgccgtagACCAGCGCGAAGCCGATCACGCCACCGCAGATGCTGTGTGTCGACGACACGGGAAGACGCAGCCACGTGGCAATCGCCAGCCAGCagaaggcggcgccacagGCGCAAAGCATACCGTACATGAAGACATATGGCTGTTTCGCGAAATCCTTGGGGTCGGCAACCCCACTGGAGATGGTCGACGTCACCTCACCACCGAGCGTCACCGCACCGCCAAATTCGCAAACAGAGGCTACGATGACAATCTGCGTGAGGGTGAGAATGCGCGCACCATACGTGGTACCAAAGGCGTTGGCCAAATCGTTCATGCccacaccggcgccggtgaggAACGAAACGAAGCCGCCCACGATGACGATCCACAAATAGGGGTTGACATTCGCCATTTTATCCTACTTCCCGTGGACAAGAAGTGTGAAATGGAGAGATGAAACAGGTTGCAGATAAGGTAGAAAACGTCGTAAAAAGGCTCAGAGTAATGCTGCGAAGTGGAAAAGAAAAGCCAAAGCGAGTTGCGGTAGCTAGCTGGTTCGTAAGAGGCAGGTCAAATGTGGCAGTAGCGTGTCGGGGAACTTTACAGAAACACGGAAAAAGAGGAGATGAGTTGTAGAGGTATGGATAGTGATGTGAGGCGGAAGAGTGCGCTACGCGGAGTGCGTCTTGGGTGGTTGCTTGTCGcgaggagagcggcgagcTTGGTATGGCTGCGCCTCAGGGGCCGGGTGCACTCCAAGACGCTCTAAAAGAGGGCCGTTCGTTTTTGCTTCCGTTCTTTGTGCGATAAGAAAGGAATGAGATGTCGTGCACTTTTTGCACAAAGTGGAGCACACTAGAGAGGCTGGCTATGATGATCGCGGAAATCAGTGCCGCGTTAGGatagaaaaaagaaaactgGAGCGCGCAGGCTTGAGACAAGGAGAAAAATACCTCATGCTTCGAAAGTGGGGAGAGAGCTGCGTATGCTTTTCGCGCCAGCACCGAACGGGCTGATGCTCCTCTAGGCGGGCTATCAGAAAGTGTCAGCCGGGTTATTTAGGTGAGATCAGAGAAAAAGGAGGTGGGAGAAGTTGTCCTTCGTTGTTAGGCAGCGATGATTTACGTATTCCGAGGGCAGCCtgggaaaagaaaagagagtCGCCCAACCATGCCGTTTCTCATGACAGTAAACAAGTTGAGGAACGCGACGGGTtgaggaagagggcgaaAAAATACAGCCTAAGATACATGAACTGAGTTCAAAGGTACGCGGTAGGAAAGCGCATTTGCTGAGACAGTATAAACACCCAGAGTTCATGATGTCCGGTTCGACGGCTCGCTTTATAACTTAAGCTGCGACGTGGTCCTTGCCGTGTTCTCGCAGCAGGTGACAGATCTTACAGACGCCGATGCCGAGCTCACCAGGCAGTGAATCCCGCCTGAACGGCGTGCGATGCTGCTCTCACACCCAGCTCACGAGCACTTTTGACATCCTCTGCATCGCAGTTGGGGTTAGAGTGCGGAAGTAACCGTTGTCCATGCGCTCTCAGAAAAGGTATGGCCGGTAAGCCTTTGCGAGGTGTGCCTCTGCTTTGTCCACGCACTGCGCCCGTTTGGAAAAAGTCCACATGCACGCCGGTCGCGATGATGTGTTGCACTGTGTTGCTCTTGGAGCAGTGCATATTGGCGAAAAGGCAGCCGCGCTGTGCGTCTCGTACGGAATCCACCTACTTTCTGCATCTCAGAGAACGCATGCTGCGCATCTTACTAGCCCCCTCCCTGTCCTGCCTTCAGAATGCTCTCAGCGCCTTTGTAGTCTTTCTTGGCGTCTAAGAGTCCGCTGTAGTTGCTGATGAGCGTCATGAGCACCGTCGAATACTCGTGAACCGACGTCTTGAAGTAGTTGTGCGCACAAAAAAACAGCACCGTTTATTCAGCGACTCGCCGCAGAGAAGGATGTCGGGGACGACAGCATGCTTTagtgtcgccgccgcttttGCATCATCTTCAGCTAACTCAAATGTGGCGGCATAGCCAGCATTGTATTCAGTTGTGGAAAAGGGACAAAGACATGCCGCGAAAGCGATGCCAAGCTTGCCCTCGCTGTTGAGGTGCAGCTGAGTTCGTTCATGGCCCGCAGATGACTTGAGCACCACCTGGTTCTTCTGAAAGAAATTCTCTTGCGCGGTCAACACGAGCAGCGATATCACCTTCTCGCCGGTAATTCCGTAGGTGAGCGTGCTCGTACCGTCCCCGGAGGTGGGGATGCCATAACACCCACTCAAGGGTTGGAGAACGGATCAGGGTCGAACGCAAAGCCGTACTTGGCAATAGCTTTGTTGAGTTCGATTTTACTGACACCAGCACCAGTCCATAAACACCCAACATCGATGGTTACACGGAGACGCTTGATATTTGCTGTGTCGATGGCGATAGCGCCACAGTTCAAGATGCAGGCCCTTTCGAACACCGTGCATTCGCCACAGGGGGTTATAGGCACAGAATGCTTGGCACAAATCCTCAGAATCGATTCTACTAGTGGAGGTGGCACTATCTCCGCTGCCGGAGCGCATGGGATATGAGTCGATTTGTGTTTGTTGCATATGCTATGCCGATGATCCCTGTTGAAAATGAAGCCTGTTGAGGTCAACACATGCAACGCCCTGACTTTACCAAGCGCTTGCCGGCAGAGAGCCTGATGCCTTTCGATGGGCTCCACCTCGTGCTGGGTCAGTCCCAACCGCGTcaaccacaaaaaaaagaagactGTCATTTTCAGATGCCCCTGTTAGCTGGCGTGACAGCTCCATATTGGCATTTGTACGCGGTACATAAGCTCTCATGGCATGGTAGCAAAAGTATTCGAGTACCACCGGCAAAAGCAAGGTTTTCAGTCGAAAAAGCCGATATGGGCAAAAAGAGAATATCTTGGGAGAAAAGAAGCGTGTGAAAGTAAGATGCTGTAACTCGTTCGGCAGCTTCAGTGATTTACTTGCGCAGCCCCAATTCTAAAACAAATGCCTGGACTAGCCTTCGCCAAAGTTTGCAAATCTTAAACCCTGCTGTATTTCGAAAACAATGTGCAGCTCGTCAGTCAAtacacaagaaaaaaaaaagaatgtTGTCAGAACAGGAGCGTGAAGCATTCCAGAGTATGTCATCAACACGTAGGTGCTGCAGGGTTTTCTGTATCGCAGGCAAAGTATACCGATATTGCCTCTCTCAAACAGTGGTCCGTATTCCAATAGCACAGGCTGTGCTAATACAAGCTGTCCTCTTCTCAATCACCGACTAGCACCACTAAAAAAAAAGTGGAGGCAATTTCCTACCTCCCATTGCTCATGGACTGTCCTGGCATAAACTCAAGGGTGTGTGTAGGTGGGTGGCAGGAAAATAAGAGAAAGATTTAATTACTTTGAATCTATATTAGAAGAAGGGTGATGATGACATTTAAAATCGGAGGCGCACGCCATGGTAAGATTCCatccccttctttttttcgcacACCGATCTTCTTCATTCTGTTTCCGATCAATTGGCGATCTTATCTTCACTTCGAAAGATTTCAAGAAAAGGTAGGAAGAATACCAGTTGctgtttttttgttgttgctgtctTTAAAGTAGCCTCTTTCAAAGAAAACCTCTACCATGATGCAGTTTCACAGAAAACGTATCCATTTCTTTCACAGAGACTAGTAAAGAGGCAAAATCCCGTGTTGACAAAAGAGAAACCCCGGGCAGCTAGATTCTCGTGTACATAGGCAATGAATCGTTGAAAAGCGAGTGATATCTGCAAAATTGGTGTACATCGCAGAATGAGCACTACACCAGAGTTTGTAGTGGAAGCAAGAGCTGCATCGCTGACTTCTCAGTTAACTCTTTTTGCATCTAATCCATCAGACGCCCGTGACCGAGCAAATGAAGGGGAGGTGATATATTGCTCCCTCGTAGACATATACAAGGCGAATAACTCATGTGTTTTCAAGCATTAGTACGAGAAGGCAGAAACCTTATCGTCAAATACAGACGTTTTGATCGTTGTTTACTTTGTGTTCGCATCGCTTCCACTAGGAGGCCTACATATACGATTAGAGCTTTTCCACTGGTGTTCGCGCTAGCTCGTtccgaaagaaaaagaaaacctGTACTTTGGAGGGCAGATAGGATCCAAAACAAATGTAGTCTGCCCCGtacactttttttttgg from Leishmania infantum JPCM5 genome chromosome 10 includes the following:
- a CDS encoding phosphate-Repressible Phosphate Permease-like protein, producing MANVNPYLWIVIVGGFVSFLTGAGVGMNDLANAFGTTYGARILTLTQIVIVASVCEFGGAVTLGGEVTSTISSGVADPKDFAKQPYVFMYGMLCACGAAFCWLAIATWLRLPVSSTHSICGGVIGFALVYGGGGAVSWAKRKDDFPFFSGVAPIVASWFISPVLTGAVSAIIYSLVRFLVLRPKNCVKRAMYTLPVVVAIAFFLESFFVLFKGASKRLKWSVGKAAWVAACIGAGAGVLSCAFIPLLKRLVARDEAHAFAASDERPSTTEGSTQRKPLNDEDVHKAREVTGDVVSQSEASDSEQSEERQVTGASGLQVQQYEWRAERVFRYLQVFTAICASFAHGASDVSNAVGPLAAIYQVYQTGGVEKSSSVPIWVLCLGGAGLVLGLSTFGIRLMRLMGEDLTVITPSRGFSAELSAALVVSFASGYGIPVSSTHCITGGVIAVSIVDVGFLNIRWLMVLKMYGGWVFTLVITAIISAMFFAQGASAPAM